In Mercurialis annua linkage group LG5, ddMerAnnu1.2, whole genome shotgun sequence, a single genomic region encodes these proteins:
- the LOC126681071 gene encoding phosphatidyl-N-methylethanolamine N-methyltransferase, which produces MGVLAAIGVLVPFPYYYWLWTNPQKWVNLCGKGRDPCKVMAYVSHFMKLLQFISLYSVSSLSWPPSPYFWPFFGFGQFLNFRVYQLLGESGTYYGVRFGKNIPWVTQFPFGFIRDPQYVGSVLSLLACLCWIPFPYILLWCLGYVFMIYVESKEDPASRAKLLS; this is translated from the exons ATGGGTGTTTTAGCAGCAATTGGAGTGTTAGTTCCATTCCCATATTACTACTGGCTATGGACAAACCCACAAAAATGGGTTAATCTGTGTGGAAAAGGGAGGGACCCATGTAAGGTTATGGCCTATGTTTCTCATTTCATGAAGCTGCTTCAGTTCATTTCACTCTACTCAGTTTCTTCTCTTTCTTGGCCCCCTTCTCCATATTTCTGGCCTTTCTTTGGATTTGGTCAGTTTCTTAACTTCAG GGTATACCAATTGCTTGGTGAATCGGGTACTTATTATGGTGTGCGTTTTGGAAAGAACATCCCCTGGGTGACACAGTTTCCTTTTGGGTTTATAAGAGATCCTCAGTACGTTGGAAGCGTTTTGAGTCTTCTTGCCTGTCTTTGTTGGATCCCCTTCCCATACATTCTTCTGTGGTGTCTGGGATATGTGTTCATGATATATGTGGAATCAAAAGAGGATCCAGCTTCTCGCGCAAAGTTACTTTCTTGA